Sequence from the Verrucomicrobiia bacterium genome:
TCTGAGCTCGTTCATCACCTGGCGCAGGAACAGCTGGATCCTGCCAATCGGACCGCGCTTCAGGGCGCGATCCATCTTGGCATTGGCGACGATGTCCTCACTGGGCTCGTCGACTACTCTTCTCGCCACGTTGGCAACCTTCCGGATGGTGTGCAGCCGGCCACGGTGACCGGACATGCTCGCGCTGGCACGGGTTTTCGCCCGTGTCCAACTGCAGGGCGGACAGGACTCGAACCTGCAACCTGCGGTTTTGGAGACCGCTGCTCTACCAATTGAGCCACCGCCCTAAGCAGCGCCAAACGCCATGATTTCGTGACTGCGGCCCAGGGGTTGTGCCAAAAAATGGCGCACGAAAGTATGGCAGATTTCAACTACCTCGACCCAGTGTAAGCGACACGGCAACCCCCGCGCAAAGCCCCGAAAGGCTCTCAAAATTTTTTCCCGTTTCCGCGTCATGATCCGGGAGTAGACGAGTCTGTTCAGGTAAGAGGGCAGAGAAACGAATGTACCCGCGGTCCCTAACCGTATTCGCCGATCAGCTCCTTCAACTCAATAGGACACCGGGAAGCTGAATACAGGCGGCTTCCTTCGTTCCAATAACCCGAGTTGTCGCGATCAGTCGCCTGACAGGTTTCCTGGATCCGCTATGGTTCAGGGAAGGTACCAGCCGTGTTCACTACACGAATTCGACGGACTGGAAACTCAGTCGGGAAATCCATCATCACCAGGTCGACCGCCGTTCTCGGCACCATCGGCATCATCGGCGCTCTCGCCGTGGCGGCACCCGCCGCAGCGAGCGCCACAACCACCCACGCGACGTGGGCCCAGGGCAAGTTCCTCTCCGGCTCGCTCGCCGGCATCAGCCTCGACACCATCGCCGGCCTCGCACCGGCCACGGCCAGGAACAGCGGAACGCAGGGCACGCAGGAGGTCGTGGACCCGCTCGGGGTCAGCCTGCTGGGAACCCAGCCCGTGGACGTCGGCGCCATCCGGGTCAGCCCGGATGCGGTGATCGACACCCAGACGCAGGGCGGGGCGCTCTCCCAGTACGCTCGCGCCGAGAAGACCGGCCTGGCCATCGGCGCCAGCGGCTCCGTCGGCGAGGGCGGGGCCATCGGACCGAATGAGTCCAACCCGTCCAGCGCCCTGACGCTCACGCTCGACCAGCTGATCGGCAGTTCCTACCGCTCCGTGGTCGCCGACCTGAAGCTCGCGGTCCGCGCCATCGCCGCGAACGCGCGGGGCACGCTCCAGTCGGTCGATGGCGACTACTACATCGACGGGCTGACGCTCACCTTCACAAGCCCTGCGCTCGCCGGCATCTCGGCAACCATCACGAAGGCTGTCGGAGATGCGGACGCGAAGCTCGACGCT
This genomic interval carries:
- a CDS encoding choice-of-anchor G family protein — protein: MFTTRIRRTGNSVGKSIITRSTAVLGTIGIIGALAVAAPAAASATTTHATWAQGKFLSGSLAGISLDTIAGLAPATARNSGTQGTQEVVDPLGVSLLGTQPVDVGAIRVSPDAVIDTQTQGGALSQYARAEKTGLAIGASGSVGEGGAIGPNESNPSSALTLTLDQLIGSSYRSVVADLKLAVRAIAANARGTLQSVDGDYYIDGLTLTFTSPALAGISATITKAVGDADAKLDALTGRNGELAAALNAALVAANPALSIAGDATVSVTLSRNLQAAVADLLAATWGGSGVSFNITTGRVSIDLNKLIGDNLNNLPVNSEV